A genomic window from Gossypium hirsutum isolate 1008001.06 chromosome D12, Gossypium_hirsutum_v2.1, whole genome shotgun sequence includes:
- the LOC107955124 gene encoding 23.6 kDa heat shock protein, mitochondrial isoform X2: MASSLALKRLLSCNILPSSLRVVRPMAIAPSSSRLFNTNAMREFDDDGDGRDLSDERQRSLSRRGDGFFTEVFDPFAPTRSLSQVLNMMDQFMESPFLSASRGMGGGLRRSWDAKETEDALNLRIDMPGLGKEDVKVSVEQNTLVIKGEAEESKEEENGGRYTSRIHLPEKVYKTDQIKAEMKNGVLKVVVPKMKEEERNDVIQVQID; encoded by the exons ATGGCTTCATCTCTAGCTCTCAAGAGGCTCCTCTCATGCAACATCCTCCCTAGCTCCTTGCGGGTGGTCCGCCCAATGGCCATCGCTCCATCCTCCTCCAGGCTCTTTAACACCAATGCCATGCGTGAGTTCGACGACGATGGTGATGGGCGTGACCTCAGTGATGAACGCCAGCGTTCACTTTCTCGCCGCGGTGACGGTTTCTTCACAG AGGTGTTCGATCCTTTTGCTCCAACAAGGAGCCTGAGCCAAGTCCTGAACATGATGGATCAGTTCATGGAGAGCCCATTTCTCTCCGCTTCCCGTGGCATGGGGGGTGGTCTCCGCCGAAGCTGGGACGCTAAGGAAACGGAGGATGCCTTGAACCTTAGGATTGATATGCCAGGGCTTGGGAAAGAGGATGTCAAAGTGTCTGTGGAACAGAACACTCTGGTGATCAAAGGCGAGGCCGAAGAATCCAAAGAGGAGGAAAATGGCGGGAGGTACACCAGCAGGATCCATTTGCCTGAAAAAGTTTACAAGACTGACCAGATTAAGGCTGAGATGAAAAACGGTGTGCTCAAAGTGGTTGTTCCAAAGATGAAGGAGGAGGAGAGGAATGATGTGATTCAGGTTCAAATTGACTGA
- the LOC107955124 gene encoding 23.6 kDa heat shock protein, mitochondrial isoform X1 yields MASSLALKRLLSCNILPSSLRVVRPMAIAPSSSRLFNTNAMREFDDDGDGRDLSDERQRSLSRRGDGFFTGKVFDPFAPTRSLSQVLNMMDQFMESPFLSASRGMGGGLRRSWDAKETEDALNLRIDMPGLGKEDVKVSVEQNTLVIKGEAEESKEEENGGRYTSRIHLPEKVYKTDQIKAEMKNGVLKVVVPKMKEEERNDVIQVQID; encoded by the exons ATGGCTTCATCTCTAGCTCTCAAGAGGCTCCTCTCATGCAACATCCTCCCTAGCTCCTTGCGGGTGGTCCGCCCAATGGCCATCGCTCCATCCTCCTCCAGGCTCTTTAACACCAATGCCATGCGTGAGTTCGACGACGATGGTGATGGGCGTGACCTCAGTGATGAACGCCAGCGTTCACTTTCTCGCCGCGGTGACGGTTTCTTCACAGGTA AGGTGTTCGATCCTTTTGCTCCAACAAGGAGCCTGAGCCAAGTCCTGAACATGATGGATCAGTTCATGGAGAGCCCATTTCTCTCCGCTTCCCGTGGCATGGGGGGTGGTCTCCGCCGAAGCTGGGACGCTAAGGAAACGGAGGATGCCTTGAACCTTAGGATTGATATGCCAGGGCTTGGGAAAGAGGATGTCAAAGTGTCTGTGGAACAGAACACTCTGGTGATCAAAGGCGAGGCCGAAGAATCCAAAGAGGAGGAAAATGGCGGGAGGTACACCAGCAGGATCCATTTGCCTGAAAAAGTTTACAAGACTGACCAGATTAAGGCTGAGATGAAAAACGGTGTGCTCAAAGTGGTTGTTCCAAAGATGAAGGAGGAGGAGAGGAATGATGTGATTCAGGTTCAAATTGACTGA